The segment ATAACCCCGAGGGCCACAGGGACGGCGGCGCGGGGGCGGGGCTCACGGCCGCCGCCATCCGCAAGAAGGCGGCCGAGGTCGGCGCCCGCGTCGACGCGCTCCACTGCGGCGTTGGCGTTGGCCTCGCTGGCGGCGGTGCTGCCTCTCCGCAGCCGCTGTCGTCCCACCATCGCCGCCGCCCCAAGAACCCCGACCTCAACCGGGAGCCCACCCCGGACACCTCAGACGACGAGTGATTTCGTCGTCGTTCTTCTTCTCCCTCATCCATCTACTACTCTCCTAGTCCTTAGGCAAAACTACTCACCTAAggggtagctagctagctagctagacaGCAGTAGCAAGTAAAGCAGGCAACCAGATGGCGCCAGGGACGCAGCGCAAGGTGTTCGGTGGAATGCGGATGAGCTCGGAGGTGGCCAATAATGGAGCCGCGACGTCGACGTCAGGGCCGGAAACCGTAGTAAGTAGTAGGAGGAGCCTAGCGTGCTAGCCGTGCCGTTTGCCCGGAGTCGACGTCGacggacggcgacggcgacggcgacggctctAGCACACCAGTAGCAGGAGACAGAcgggtgcgtgcgtgcgtgtcaGTGTATGCGGGCATGTAGCTATGCAAGACGGCTATGTACCTCTCCCCTTCACATAAAGACGtgtgtaaagaaaaaaaaaaagatactccCGGCAAGCAAGATGGGCAACAGCTTCGTCAATCTTTTCCTTGTTTGTGATTGATGATTCCGATTTGAATTTCGAAGGCAACTGGTGTTGTGATCAATCTCTGTGCTCTGTTTCAAACTTCATGGGAATTCTCAGATACGAAATAGTTTGTTCTTAAATTTTGGGCAAGCAAAAATTCCACCGTTCCAAATGAGGCCAATTTGATGGTCTCGTGTGAATCTTGCGTGCTCCCTATGCCATACCAGGCCGTGTCTGTTTGGCTGAAAGAAGCAGCAGCAAGAAGGGCTTCCGTCGCGAACTGGCCTTACCATCTTTTAGCACGTCTCGGCCCCTCGGAAGTGGGTCCTCGTCGTGTCACCTGCTGGCGGTGGCGGCAGCCGGCAAAGGTTGAGGAGGCCGTCGGGGCGACGGCGGCGTCcggcggtggtggtgctggCGTTGGCGGCCTGACGGGGACGGGCACACGTTGCGGTGCCGCGCGGGGATTGGCGACCTGGCCGGCGCGGCGCGGTGGACGGACACGGACTTGCCGTGCGAGGTGCACCTGTCTGTCCCGCCGAAAACGATAGGGCGGTGGCCGTGAGGTGCCGTGCCGGTGTGGCGGCCTCTGGGCCCTGGGGGTGGTGGACCGGCCGGTCGTTCTGCCTGCGTGCGTTGGTTCGTTTCGGCCGTGGGGATGGCGTGGACCGGGGAGGCGCCACCGGTGTGTGTCCGGTGGTGGCACTCGTCCTCATCGTCAGCTGGCCAATGATGCGCGTGTCGGCAATTGATTACGGCGCTCGAGAGCCGCCGGCCCCGccgccctggcccctggagctgGACCTGGACCTGGAACTGCAGGCGAAGATTCGTGTGGGCTCGCagcggacgacgacgaggaccgGGGAGTACGGCGCCTGGTCCACGGCATCGGCATGGGACGTCGCACAACGCAAGATTTCTCTGGCGCCGTTTCGTCAAAGTACCATTGCCCACCACACGTCCATCCGGTTACGCTTTCGGGATCAGATGATCGAATCAGCACGGTTGGTAGATGAAGCGCTGTAGTTATGTGCTGCTTCGTCTCGCATGGAACAAAACGGAGCAAAGTAAGCAGTTCGATGAAAAAGGCGTCTAGGCCCATGTGAATGTTCGTCTCGTCTCTCCAGTTTGCGATACAAGTGAACAGTGAACACGTTGTTGGGACATGTAGAACTCGAAAACACATGATAAAAAAATATCTGCACTCTGAAACTGGTGTAGTCGTAGCTTTCTAGTGCACTGTCGCAGAAGAACATTCCCACTGGACAGCGGGCGGCGGCAACAACAATCAAACAAGTTTGGACGGCAACGACCCCCGTATATAGTATCGGCGACGACAACGACGTGGTTCGTGCGTTCGATCATGAGAATCCATCTGACCGTAATCATCTGGGTCGGCATCAGGCACCGGAAAACAATCCCCGGGCGATTTTGGGACGGAGCGTGCGGGCGCCACCACCGGATTTCCTTGCTGATCTGGACTGTTTCGTCCGGAGCCGTCGCTCCCGCCGGCCACGACGCTGGTTTCAGTTGACCGGAGCCGGACTAGGCCGCGCAGGACCGCAGGCCTGTGACATTTCTCAGCCACACACCAGAGGTTCAACGGAGTACTACGTGTTGTTTTCTAGTGCTTGTGCTGCCAACCGAAGGTAGCTTAGTCCCTGTTCGTGTACTTGTGTGTTTGGATCGATATCATGGTACGGGCAGTATTTTATGGAACCATGCAGGTCCCGGATCGTCTCGTCTGTACCTCACCGACGGGCGACGACAGCATGATCCGGTGCGGGCTCACTCAATCCGTGGGGTCAGATAAGATCAAGATGCTTGATTGGAGTTGGAGGGCACTGGGTCaactttaggctttgtttaggctTATTCAAttggcaaaatttttggattttgggtactgtaaGGTTAGTCTCAATGGAGGTTTCACCAAAATGtcgtgcacatttattagagcgccatgtcagcaagattgcactttttgcattaaacgaagaggagagaaaaggaagtagtttcactatGGTGAAACTCtgcgggcgttgtttcccacgcggtgaaacgggatgaaattcccactgaggactaaatcgtttcaccatcttgcatgtgatccgatcattttgcagtaattaaatgctttgtccagcctaggaaacgtcaaggtgaaactcatgcattgtggagtttgtttcattgttcgtttcattgatgctctgtcagcagatttattttggaaataGTGCATTAAAACAGGctactgagactggcctaatacttttgtttttattcggtaattattgtccaattatagattaactagctcaaaaaattcatcacgcaaattataggtaaactgtgtaattagtttttgtttacgtctatatttaatactccatgcatatgacgcaagattcgatgtcacgataaatcttgaatttttttttgaactaaacaaggccttagttttcaaaaaaaaaaatttaaaattttcaatctcatcgaatctttggatatatttatgaagcattaaatacagataaaaaactaattatcaagacgaatcttttgaacatagttagtctatgattagataataattatcaaatataaatgaaagtgctcCAATATACAGatcaaaaaaatttcgcgaaaTAAATGAGGTAATTAACAGAGATCTAGAATGTATTCTGTATTTGTATAGGTAAAAAAACTGTATTTTTTATCCGGATGAAGAGAGTACATTAGAGAAGCTACACGGTGTAAGACTATCTCTAACAAACTAGATGATACCCCGCAGGGAACTTTGTAACGTTATATTGAGCATGGAGCTACTTTTAAATATTAAAGTTGAAAGTAAAAAAGAATGAATAAAGGAAAATAAGGGAAATGATGGAACTACTGAGATTTTGAATGTCCTCTCACCTCTAGTCTACACCGATGCACCATACCCACTCCAGTTTTTGGTCGTTAACATCATCAACATGATAGATTGATACCCAAACTAACGTGGGACATTACTCTCGAGTACATAAAACACAACTGCTTGAGCCAATGCCCCATCCCCTTCCTTTAATTTGCATGTGAGAAAAATCTTCCACCTCTGTCTCTTCCTTCCCGGATGAACTCCAGCATAAAAATCCCCTAATCGATCTATCCTCCTCAATCGATCTCCTAATTTCATACAAAACCAAGACTCCACATACTCTTGCAGGAACACGCTCCAGCGGAGGACGATGCCAACATGGTCGCAAAGGTGCTGAACATGTGGTCGACGTGGCGGCCTTGGCCACCTCAACCTCCGCAAGTCGCTGAGGCCAAGGCGCAAGGGCCTGCTGTCTACTGGCAGTCGCACTGTCCCTAGTGGAGGCCGCGAGGCAGCCAATGTTCTTCCCAGCTTTGCACTGCGACCTGAGAGCGAAGGCGAGGCGGACGTCGTCGTGGCGGTGAATGGTGGTCAGGTCCCCGTTCTAGCTCCATCATGTCCTCTTGGAAGCTGCTGTAAGCATGGATGAGGCGGAGGAAGGCATCCAAGAGGCGGTTGCCCCTGCCGCTGGCTGAGAAGAGCATGGCCTGCACCTCGGTGAGCATGGCTGGGCTGTCAATGCCCGCGAGGCATGGTTGGGCCCTGTGCTCAGGCATGGGAGCGCCGATGTAGGCATGGAGGTGCGCGAGGATGGGGCAAGAGCGGCATGGGAGGTTGACGGGAGCGGGTGTGGTACATGGTGGCAGAGGACCCTACGCCGCTGTGTGGGGGTTGGTACTCGACGACACTGCTGCTCAACTTGTTGCCACAACCACCATTCCTCTTGCCGTGATGGTCTAGGTTTTTAAAGGATGCAAACTGTATGGTGGGTAGGGATAAAGGAAGTGGAACAGATAGGAGATAAATAGCTCAGACATCAACGTGTATCAGTTTCTGGAATTGGAACGGATGTGTGAACGTCCATGGCTGATGGTGGGGGAGAAGTTTTGGTTGGTTGCACCTACGTGACTTGAAGATTAGTAGTGAATTGCGGGACCCACTGATGACGTGACTTCACGAAATCGCAGAAAAATACTCTAGTGGGGATCTCCTATTTAGGCATATTGACTTAAATAGAAGACCTATTCCATTCTATGAGTCACCTACGGTAAAGATATAAGACACGCAAAACTTGTCTCTTCCAACAGAAGGAGGCAAACAAGGCAAAAGGGTCACGACGGGGCCCGGATGGGCTAGCGGCACCGCCTAGGAGCTGGCCGGCTGGCAGCAGTCGAAGCGTGGAGCAGCAACGTCACGAGCTGGTGAAGATTCTAGGGATGGGGAGCCGCGACCGTCGGCACCGGAGTAGCAACATTGagtctctctctcgctctctctcgTGATCGGCGTGATGGTGGGGCGGGCTGGCAAGGGCAGGGATCCGCGGTGGCCGATGCGAGCGTGCAGTGGCGGCGAGCCTAGGGTGGCGAGGCTGGTTGGCCAGGGATCTATGCTTGTGAAGCCTGGACGACACGGTGTCGACGACGAAGCTTTTCCAGGTACGGTTGTGCAGTAGGATTGATTTGGGTCAAGGAGAGAGATGGAGTGGCATGACATATTTTTGGGTTTCTAGTCGACTCCGACGCAAATTGCGTCCTTGGTTTGTCTACTCTATTGGACCATAAATTTTTCACCTCAAACAACAGGGATAATCCATTTTTAAGTTTGGGTGTCATAATGGCTAACCCGTTGGAGACAGTCTAATCATACGACGCGTGATGGTCATAGAGACCGACGTTGCTGTTCTGTTCCTTGGGAGCTGAAAGCCTGCACCTTCCGAGGGACGGAAGAATCATTTCGGTTTCTTTATTTGTTTCAAGTAATTTTGATGACAAAGAATAACTTGGTGAAAAGGAATTCTTTTCTGCGAGGTGGTGAAATGGAATTGATTGAACTGACACCAAAATTGTTGTTCCTGTGACTTGGAGTACTTCTTAGAAAAAACAATACAGTATACTTCATTTAGTGGTTGCATTTTTGGCATTTATTGCATCATATCGTCAAGAATCGAGAGTCAAGGGAGATAGATGGCCCATTTGGGAGTACATCACTCtcgatataggccttgtttacttcccaaaaaaaatttgcaaaatttttcacattctccgtcacatcgaatctttaaacgcatgcatgaagtactaaatataaacgaaaataaaaattaattgtacagtttgatcggaattgacgagacaaatcttctgagcctagttagtccatgattggacaatatttgtcaaatacaaacgaaagtgctacagtgtcgattttccaaaatttttcagaactaaacaaggccatatttgTAGATCAATAGTCTCGCCATACCAATGAAAAAAGTACTTTAGGGTAACAATACGGTCTCTAAAATCTAATTttgactttttattttttataaaatatttattaaaaagtggtatatgtatattattataaaattatttttaaaacaaatttattcatatggtttttatatttttaaatttaataacttaaaaattatttatgatttatatttctaataATGTTTGACCTAAACCTTATATAAAACGACTTTTTTTTACGGGTATGAAAAGAATAGTACGATGGAAGGCGATGATGAACTtgcttatgatttttttttcattggTGTGTACACTTTCATTGGGCAAACAGAGAACAAACGTGTGAAGCCTTGAGCTCTTTCATTTGCATTTCAAAGTGCCGGGTCAAATGACAATACCATGAGACAGCACCAGTAAACTTTCGAGACAGAGAGGAAAGGTATGCACCGCTTAGCTATGCCATACCAGATCGACAAGACGAACAGCGTGCGATTTGACCTTATGCGGTATTTAAATGTAACACTTTGACCTCTAATTTCTCTTACAACATAAAAAATTTGATCGAACAACCATCCACCTCTCTTATTATTTAAAAGCTCCAATAACCCCTCAAATCCGTTTCTAGATTTTTACACTTATAAACGAAGATTGTAAAAACATAACTAAAAGTAGCTCCCTAATCTTCTTATAAATTACCCACCTATATACCGTCATAAAAGAACAATATAAACTATTGCCAATTTGAATCTAAACTAGCCATATCTAATAAAAATAACCTAGAATATTGTTTTTATGCATAAGGTTACAATTCCCTCCATTCCATATAAGAGTTATTTTAGCATGTAATATTTGTCATTCTCATTCCCATTGTACCTTTCTCTTTTCTTAATACTCCCACTGTCCTTGAATTTTTTAGGAATTGGTTTTTTAGACAGAGGAAGTATATCTCTGTCTCTATATTGTACATGACAAGTTTCACAAAGCAATCTTAACCTATAAACTATGTTCTCAAATGTCAAAATAAAATTTTCTCCAATCACGAGTCTTCTCTCTTTATCATCTACATATCACATATCTTCGTATCTTAGTTTCCACGTATACATACTTTCTTATCTAAGAATCCATTTTTTCTATCTCTTCTTTAATTCTAATACCTTATTACGCAGTTTTTTTACCCTTAagggcatatgccctcactctcccacccattggattcgctttgagaagtgtgcaaacacacatctcaaagcagtttcgcattgagatgtgtgtttgcacacttctcaaagcgaatccaatgggtAGGAGAGTGAGGGCATATGACCTCAAGGGCAAAGAAAACTTTACCCCTTATTATCGTTATGTCTGGTTGACATCCTAATTAATGAATATAGGAATAGTCTAGTTTCTAGGCTGGGAGTGCCCTCAAAATATCTCTAGCCAATCGTCTAAGACTTGTTCTTAATATGCTATAATCTCTCTGTCTCGGTTAAtcaataaaaaaaaatccacaagcCAGTTCGTTTCGATAGGGTTGTCTTCAACATACTTTactccttaggccttgtttggatgtagtcgtatTTGTATCAATCCACATATGTTGGGGTGGATTGGAatgaaacttgaactaaattccacctcaatccaccccaacatatgtggattgagatgaatccgacaacatccaaacaaggtcttAGCGCGGTCTACGCCAAAGTGATCACGTGATCTACCACACGCGCGTGCGTGCGTTATCAACATCGTTTACCTCTTATTGGTCTCATCCACGTCAATTTGTAACATTGCCGGCTAGTTAATAAAGCACTCACCGTTAAAAAGGCAAAAACAGAAACAACATTGCCCTGAAAAAATAAGCAATTGAAAGAATAAATATTAACAATAGGCCTCTTAAAATTAATTACTATGAGCAGTCGATGGCGTATCTTACAAAGGAAAAGTCAAATACAGTATCATATTAGTCATCACACATAGTATATGAATTACCCATGCGATGGAAATCAAAAGTAACTTGAGATAGCAGTATGCTTAGACCTAGACGACCACACAGACGACCACGACCAGCGACGGAGCCAACGGTGGGGCTGGTAGGGCTTCAGCCCCCCTACGGCGGTAGAACCCATGTAGTCCCCTTTAGCTCATCCTATAAATTTTTATTATTGATGTTCTTTAAAAAAGAGCTTAAGTTATCTTAAGGTACCAGAAGCATtctctaaatattttcctaGATTCGTCACTGACCACGACGACTGACAAGAAACTAACTCGTCATGGTCTGACGCCAGCGAAACCGTAACATGACCCAAAGATGAACCAATTAAACGTGATGACAGCAGCTAACCAGTTCTTTCGTCATCATGCTCTGAAAGTTGAAACCACCAACAAAAGCTTAGGAGACTACTACGTCTACGTGCACACACAGGACAGACACAACGTTCACGCTGAATTATTGAGTGAGCTAAGCCATTCGCAGATGACGCCCAGGAGTACTATACTGCTACTGGTAAGTAGTGAGACTACACGTCGCTGCCGTGCGTGCCTGCGGACGCCGTCCATCGGCTACGCAAGTATCTTGAGCCGCTTCACTGACTTCACAAAGACCCTGCAAGGAAATCAACGTCGTTTTTAAGTTTGCTGAATGTCACACCATGGATACAGACAGTAGTAGCGACTGATACTTACTCCCACGGCACATCATCTCCGACGAGCAACCAGTCCCCTTCGCCGTCCTCGTAGGTGACCACGTACggatggcgacggcggcgctctgcgTGCGAGGCCACCACCTCCTCTTCTTCTGCATGACCTGCATctgcacctgcacctgcacctgcCGGTGGTTACAGGAATGTGGCCAAGTTAATTAGCTGGACCAGATCGACGGCGGCAGATGGAAAAGGCGTCCGCAGCACCGCCGGTGGCCGGCCGGCTCGCCGCGGGACCGGGAACAACGCACCTTGTTGGTTAGCCGAGGGGAACATGCGCTCGAGCGTGCGGAGCAGCTCCTGGTACGAGCCGTGGAGGGACACGTCCACCTTCCGCCCGATGGCCACCCCTTCCATCTTGACCTTCACGtaaccaccgccgccgccgcagctccGCCTGCGCGCGCACTTCACCGGCGGCCACCCAACCAGCCTCTTCTTCCTGCGTACAAAGACGAAATCGTTTTCATATTTACTACTAAACGACGAGATCTCGATCGGGTGTACGCACGTGGACGTGGTATATTATTAATCACTGCACAGTGCACACTCACTTGTTGCTTGGATCATGGTCGACATCGTCGTggtcgccgctgccgccgtcaCCATCCTCGTGCACGAAGAGCGGAAGAAGCGTGGCCTTGGCGGCGGCCCCGAACGCGTCGCCGAACACCCTCTTCTTCCCGCACGCGCCCGCCGAGCCGCTGAGCAGACCGACGAGCTCCCcgccggcggccatcggcgactGGTACGGGTTTGGCAGCGCGAGCCCGAGCTCCAGCTCCATCCGATCGATCACTTTCCCTTGATCAGCTCCGCGCTGCGTGCGCTCATATGCGTGGTCACCGCGCCAGCTGACACTGACACACCCACTTCGATCGATGGATCGATCCAAGCTAGTAGTGTGAGACAGACTGGAAGGCGCACGGAGAAGGAGAGCACGCACAGCACAGCAAAATCCTGCTAGGCTGGAGCTCGAGCATGAGCAGACCGTAACGCGATCGATTGATGAGAGGATGACGATGGGTATATATACGTGGTGCAGCGGC is part of the Sorghum bicolor cultivar BTx623 chromosome 10, Sorghum_bicolor_NCBIv3, whole genome shotgun sequence genome and harbors:
- the LOC8076149 gene encoding auxin-responsive protein IAA20 isoform X2, with amino-acid sequence MELELGLALPNPYQSPMAAGGELVGLLSGSAGACGKKRVFGDAFGAAAKATLLPLFVHEDGDGGSGDHDDVDHDPSNKKKRLVGWPPVKCARRRSCGGGGGYVKVKMEGVAIGRKVDVSLHGSYQELLRTLERMFPSANQQGAGADAGHAEEEEVVASHAERRRRHPYVVTYEDGEGDWLLVGDDVPWEVFVKSVKRLKILA
- the LOC8076149 gene encoding auxin-responsive protein IAA20 isoform X1 gives rise to the protein MELELGLALPNPYQSPMAAGGELVGLLSGSAGACGKKRVFGDAFGAAAKATLLPLFVHEDGDGGSGDHDDVDHDPSNKKKRLVGWPPVKCARRRSCGGGGGYVKVKMEGVAIGRKVDVSLHGSYQELLRTLERMFPSANQQGAGAGADAGHAEEEEVVASHAERRRRHPYVVTYEDGEGDWLLVGDDVPWEVFVKSVKRLKILA